A stretch of Dama dama isolate Ldn47 chromosome 22, ASM3311817v1, whole genome shotgun sequence DNA encodes these proteins:
- the LOC133043275 gene encoding killer cell lectin-like receptor 2 isoform X2, which translates to MSDQEVTYSTLRFLQSPSASQNRLRPGGTQRPDKTEEKESSVPWRGIAVTLGILCLLLLMTITVLGIMIFQYIQEKHQQEEILGNLSQKYDVIQSDNYLKKQLLTKKTSECDRLNETLQQIKTDLPFTEKKGCNQENKSSESLPNTGKLKEVSWWCWGVNCYHFTAETKTWMGCKQTCQSHNSSLLKIDDAEEKNLLQPQACQNSYWIGLSFSQTENRWKWIDNGIPSRLT; encoded by the exons ATGAGTGATCAAGAAGTGACTTATTCCACCCTGAGATTTCTTCAGTCACCTTCAGCGTCACAAAACAGATTAAGACCTGGTGGTACTCAAAGACCTGACAAGACTGAGGAAAAAG AGTCTTCAGTGCCCTGGCGTGGCATTGCAGTGACTCTTGGGATCCTCTGTTTACTTCTCTTGATGACAATCACCGTGCTGGGTATAATGA TTTTCCAGtatattcaagaaaaacatcaacaGGAGGAAATTCTAGGGAACCTCAGTCAGAAGTATGATGTTATACAAAGTGACAACTACTTAAAGAAGCAACTTTTGACAAAGAAGACTTCAGAATGTGATAGACTAAATGAAACTCTTCAGCAAATAAAGACAGACTTACCTTTTACAGAAAAGAAGGGATGCAATCAAGAAAACAAGTCTTCAGAGTCTTTGCCAAATACAG GCAAACTCAAGGAAGTCTCCTGGTGGTGTTGGGGAGTAAACTGTTACCACTTTactgctgaaactaagacctggaTGGGATGTAAACAGACTTGCCAAAGTCACAATTCATCTCTTTTGAAGATAGATGATGCAGAAGAAAAG aaCCTCCTTCAACCCCAGGCTTGTCAAAATTCCTACTGGATTGGATTATCATTTAGCCAAACGGAAAATAGGTGGAAATGGATTGACAATGGCATACCTTCTAGACT GACTTAG
- the LOC133043275 gene encoding killer cell lectin-like receptor 2 isoform X1 produces MSDQEVTYSTLRFLQSPSASQNRLRPGGTQRPDKTEEKESSVPWRGIAVTLGILCLLLLMTITVLGIMIFQYIQEKHQQEEILGNLSQKYDVIQSDNYLKKQLLTKKTSECDRLNETLQQIKTDLPFTEKKGCNQENKSSESLPNTGKLKEVSWWCWGVNCYHFTAETKTWMGCKQTCQSHNSSLLKIDDAEEKNLLQPQACQNSYWIGLSFSQTENRWKWIDNGIPSRLNLTIMNSHFWKSECAFLTSTRIETINCSKTYNCICKKRIDCFNKC; encoded by the exons ATGAGTGATCAAGAAGTGACTTATTCCACCCTGAGATTTCTTCAGTCACCTTCAGCGTCACAAAACAGATTAAGACCTGGTGGTACTCAAAGACCTGACAAGACTGAGGAAAAAG AGTCTTCAGTGCCCTGGCGTGGCATTGCAGTGACTCTTGGGATCCTCTGTTTACTTCTCTTGATGACAATCACCGTGCTGGGTATAATGA TTTTCCAGtatattcaagaaaaacatcaacaGGAGGAAATTCTAGGGAACCTCAGTCAGAAGTATGATGTTATACAAAGTGACAACTACTTAAAGAAGCAACTTTTGACAAAGAAGACTTCAGAATGTGATAGACTAAATGAAACTCTTCAGCAAATAAAGACAGACTTACCTTTTACAGAAAAGAAGGGATGCAATCAAGAAAACAAGTCTTCAGAGTCTTTGCCAAATACAG GCAAACTCAAGGAAGTCTCCTGGTGGTGTTGGGGAGTAAACTGTTACCACTTTactgctgaaactaagacctggaTGGGATGTAAACAGACTTGCCAAAGTCACAATTCATCTCTTTTGAAGATAGATGATGCAGAAGAAAAG aaCCTCCTTCAACCCCAGGCTTGTCAAAATTCCTACTGGATTGGATTATCATTTAGCCAAACGGAAAATAGGTGGAAATGGATTGACAATGGCATACCTTCTAGACT TAATTTGACAATAATGAATTCTCATTTTTGGAAAAGTGAATGTGCATTTTTAACCTCAACAAGAATAGAAACTATTAATTGCTCTAAAACCTATAATTGTATCTGCAAGAAGAGAATTGATTGCTTCAATAAATGCTAA